The following nucleotide sequence is from Zea mays cultivar B73 chromosome 1, Zm-B73-REFERENCE-NAM-5.0, whole genome shotgun sequence.
acaataactagacagtacttactcctgtcgatgcttatgtaagcgatcgggccgaataggtccatgtggagtaactcgagtggcctgtcagtcgtcatgatgttcttgtgtggatgatgaacaccaacttgctttcctgctggacatgcactacaaatcctgtctttctcaaaatgaacatttgttagtcccaaaatatgctctccctttagaagcttatgaagattcttcatcccaacatgggctagtcgatggtgccagagccaacgcatgttagtcttagcaattaagcaagtgtcgagttcagctctattaaaatcaactaagtatagctgaccctctaacactcccttaaatgctactgaatcatcactttttctaaagacagtaacacctaaatccgtaaaaagacagttgtagcccattttacataattgagaaacgaaaagcaaattgtaatctaaagagtctacaagaaaaacattagaaatagaatggtcaggtgatatagcaattttaccaagtcctttgaccaaaccttgattttcatccccgaatgtgatagctctttggggatcatggtgtttctcgtaggaggagaacatcattttctcccctgtcatgtggtttgtgcacccactatcgatgatccaacttgagcccccagatgcataaacctacaaaacaagtttaggccttgttcttatgtacccaaacggtcttgggtcctttcacattagaaacaaacacctttctttgaccccttgtgtttgcccccaacatatttgacaactactttgcctgatttgttagtgagcacatatgaagcatcaaaagtcttaaatgaaatattaggttcatttgatgcaatatgagttttcttcttaggcaatttagcatgagtggattgcctagaactagatgcctcactcttatacataaaagcatgatgagagccagagtgagacttcctagagtgaattctcctaattttgtgctcgggataaccgacagggtataaaatgtaaccctcgttatcctgagccatgggagccttgcccttaacaaagttagataatttcttaggggcattaagcttgacattgtctccatgttggaagccaatgccatccttaatgccagggcgtctccccactatagagcatgcttctagcaaatttaaaattttcattttctaagttatgctcattaattttagcactaagttgagctatgtgatcattttgttgtttaattaaagctaggtgatcatgaatagcatcaacattaatatctctacatctagtgcaaatagtaacatgctcaacggtagatgtagagggtttgcaagtatttaattcaacaatcttagcatgtaaaatagcattctcatctctaagattggaaatagaaacattgcaaacatttaaatctttagccttagcaattaatttttcattctcaactttaaggctagagagagatgcattcaatttgtcaatcttagcaatcaaattagcattatcatttctaaggttgacaagagaatcatcactaacatttaatttctcaaccttagcaatcaatttatcattttcaaatctaaggttggaaatagtgtcatgggaagtgcttagctcactagttaatttttcacatttttctatctcctgagcataagcattcttaaccttaacatgcttcttattttccttaattaggaagtcctcttgggtatccaaaagttcatccttctcatgaataactcctatcaattcatttagtttttctttttgttgcatgttgaggttggcaaaaagagctagtaagttatcctcatcatcactagagttttcctcatcactagatgttgcgtatttagtggaggatctaggttttaccttctttttgccatcccttgccatgaggcacttgtggccgacgttggggaagagaagacctttcgtggcggtgatgtttgcggcgtcctcgtcagaggaggggtcggtggagctctcgtcggagtcccactcccggcaaacatggacatcgccgcccttcttcttgtaatacttcttcttctccttccttcttcccttcttatcgtcgcccctgtcactatcacctgATAATGGACatctagcaatgaaatgaccgggcttaccacacttgtagcacaccttcttggaacggggcttgtaatctttacccttcctttgcttgaggatttggcgaaagcttttgatgattaaagccatctcctcgttgtcgagcttggaggcgtcgatgaggagcctacttgatgtagagtcttctttcttctcttctatcgctttgaatgcgatgggttgcacctcgggtgtggaggtggtgcctcgctctatgatttgtttggagcctttgatcatgagttcaaagctcacaaactttcctatcacttcctcgggagacattagtttatatcttggatcaccacgaattaattgaacttgagtagggttaagaaaaacaagtgatctaagaataaccttgaccatttcatggtcatcccatttggtgctcccgaggttgcgcacttggttcaccaaggttttgagccggttgtacatggcttgtggttcctctccttggtgaagcatgaatcgaccgagccccCCCTcgttcgtctcccgcttggtgatcttggtcacctcatctccttcgtgcgcggtcttgagcacgtcccaaatttccttggcactcttcaacccttgcactttattatactcctctcgacttagtgaagcgaggagtatagtagtggcttgggagttgaagtgccagatttgggctacctcgttcgaatcatagccttcatcccccacggatggttcctgcgcaccaaattcaacaatgtcccaaatactagcgtggagtgaggttagatggtgcctcattttatcactccacatacaataatcttcaccgtaaaaaaccggtggtttgcctaatgggacggaaagtaaatgagtgcgtttggaaatgcgaggatagcgtaaggggatcttactaaacttcttgcgctcatggcgcttagaagtgatggacggcgcgtcggagctggaggtggaaggcgacgaagaatcagtctcgtagtagaccactttcttcattttcttcttcttgtcgccactccggtgcgacttgatgcggggaggtgattcctccctcttcttgttgccggactcccccgatggagccttcccgtggcttgtggcgggcttctcgccggtcatcatctccttcttggcgtgagctctcgacatcacttagagcggttaggctcttaatgaagtaccgagccctgataccaattgaaagtcgcctaaaggggggtgaataggcaaatctgaaatttataaagtttaagcacaactacaagccggggttagcgttagaaatgtaatcgagtccaaaagagagggcgaaaacaaatcacaagcgaataagagcggatgacacggtgatttgttttaccgaggttcggttcttgaaaatctactccccgttgaggtggtcataaagaccgggtctctttcaaccctttccctctctcaaacggtcacttaggtcgagtgagctttctccttaatcaaacgggtcacttagaccccacaaggaccaccacacacttggtgtctcttgctttgattacaagtcacttgagaataagaatgggaaggaagaaagcacgattgcaaaagccaagcaacaagagcgacaaataacacacagatcactaatgatcacttgtctcaattgtggaacttggagagatttgaggctttgattgtgtcttggaatggattgctagctcttgtattgaatgttgaagattggaatgcttgggtgaagtgaatggaggtggttggggttgtacttatagccaccaaccacttcctagccgttgctccacttctgtcaaccgcggacggtctgcccctgtacatcaacggctgaaatcgtaacggtcagcagtaacggctatatcaacggctatactgCATTAAATGttgcgtcagatgtcagataaagacagtcgcggacggtccggtcgtgcaccccggacggtccgcgaggacgctataaatcattttaccgaacctgtcaccttcgggttttttcggttcctcacctaccggacggtccgcgcctgaggccggacggtccgcgcgtggtctcgtACGGTGCTTGCTTTCctttcggacggtccgtagtgtagacatgggtttttgcattggttctgtccgaaggtcatcctggtgtcgcggacggtccgccgcaagggcccggacggtccgccgcaagggcccggacggtccgcgcttagtctgtttttccaaaaagcttctcttgtccggaataatctacggtattccggacagtcgatttagaatagttgtagatgaacctttggcacctatagaacatataatctagagcaaactagttagtccaattatttgtgttgggcaattcaaccacaaaaatcatttaggaaaaggtttgagcctatttccctttcacacgccTTGGTTCGTTCAAGAGAGATTTGAGCGTGTTTTGGTTTGAAACTCCGTTGGTTTTCATTCGTATGCTCttttcttcacttgtgtgcgtggtcttGCTGCATTTGTGCTCTTTGTGTATGTTGCTTCTCCATCTCTTACCCTTGTTCGTAATTGTGATCAtattgtgtaaggtgtgagaggctccaacttatggaggttcctcacaaacgggaacatACTATAAGGAATACaaatgtggtactcaagtttgatctctgGATCACTTGAGAGAAGTTTGAGTGCaaacctcgtccattgggacgccacaacatggaggtaggcctcggccgaaccacaggatatatCGCCGTGTCTCATTGTCCACTTACTTGCATTGCGATTTTGTTCTTCCGAGCTCTCCACTTCACTTTGATTATTGCTCTAGTTTCAATACACATAttgtgagagcaattaagtgaagagatCCTACTTCTATTCTTAATTGAAATTTGGTTTTAGATTTCACTAACCCCATTTATAGACAAAGTTTGTCGTTTTTAGTTAAAgttttcgcaggatcacctattcacaaccctctaggtgctctcagagaggGAGGGAGATAAAGAGTCATGTGGGTGAGGAAGAAATTTATCAGGGTTTCTCCCTCATACAAAAAGACATTGTTTGCACATGTCAAGGGTGATTGTTGGTCGTTTGATCAAATCCGATGGTGTAGGATAATTTGCCCGCTTTAGGCCTAGACATAATCGTGTTTTCGTGGACCAAACCTAGGTTATGTTCTAGTGCGAGCGGGGGGTGGGGTGGGGGGACGGGTTGGCAGGTCACGTCGAGGTGAGGTCGGTAGGCCAACCGATTAGGTTGCTTTCGGTACAAGAACAATGATATCTCTAGATTATTGTTTATTTACGAAGCACCACCATCTAAGATCTCTAATGTTTTGAGTATTATCTCTAGACTAAAGTCATTTAATGGCTCCAACTATCCTCTTGAAAGGAGATGGAAACAACACTGGCATTGACATAGATAGATTATGCACTTGACTACTTGAAGCTTGTTGGCCCTATGTTGGTGAAAGGAATACAAACGCCTAAGAGGATGTGAATTAGGGCCTCGAAACTTTCACTAATCTAGACCACAAATGAATCTCTAAAACTAAACCTATGCAAATAGGCAAACTAGAATGTGAAAACTAGGTTTTATCTAAGTGTTGATACCTCTACCGCAAAAGGAGTTTCACAACCTAAATTCCAATCCCAACAAAATCTAACTATGAACAGAGAGAAATGAGCTTAAATGAGATACTTATTTAACGTGGTCATATTTTTTAATTTTCCAGTTATTAGTATATACTCCTTCCAtcccaaaatatagttctttcgAATGATAATGAATATACACATATATGTAAACTACGTTCATATGATACTTAATGAATGTATGATTAGTCTAAAACGAATTATAGTTTGGGACGAAGGGAATATATAATTAGAAGGCTCAATTCATCTTATAATTTGTTCGAAATATGCTCATATATTATGTGACTCTAGATTGCGAGTTCCATAGGTCATAGGACCACTTTCATCATGTTTGAGAATCATTTATGTGCTAAAGTGGTGTTTGATTTGATTTCTAATGACtaaactaatttttagtctctttACTTTATTATATTCTAGTTATTAAATTGATAATTACgtaaactaaaataaagttttagttttcGTATTTAACAATTCATAgagtaaaataaataaaatagatGGATCAAAAAAAAGTTCTAGAAATTAAACACCCTAAATCCTACCATAGCTTCACCCTTCACGGTGACACTCTGGAGCCGCTTCACACGCATTCCGCTCAGGTAGCTACCACACTATGCAAAAAAATAGTGTAAAGCAAGCACTCAAAACCACACTCCATAATTTAGAAAATTGAAGCTAACCACTATATTTAAATATTCCAATACCTATAATGACGAAGAGAGGAACATCGTAGCCGTTGATCGCAACGAATATTGGTAGCGGCTCCCCCAGCTCTGGACCTTCTCAAACCCTTCCCCGTGGGCCGTGGCCGCCGTCTGCCTGTCTCCTTCCACTCGCCACTCCGATTTCCCTCGGTCAGACGCCGAAGCCGAACCCTGACTCCAATTCTCTCGTGCGAGTGACATCTAGGTTTCCAGACGCCTTCGGTGAGTACAGGGAAGGAAGTCGCCATGGCTGACGACGAACAggcggagaagaaggaggaggtccccgaggtgACGTGCTCTCGTCTCTTCTTACAGCGCATCCAGTTAGGTCCGGTTCGGTTTGGTTCTGGCGGCGATAAGTTCATCGGCTGTCGTGCTTGTGTCCGCGTGAGTAGGCCGGGCTTTGAACTAAAACCTCACCTCCCTGTCTCCTCCAGCGCTCCCCCAAAAGAACGCTAAGATGTGGAATCTGCATGAACGGATTAAGTTAGCGTGACAAGGTATATGATCGATTTGAATTTGGGTGAGTAGCTAGGGGTTAGACCTTTAGATGTAATGGACTACACTGCTAGGATTGAAAAGTTCTTGCTGGGTGTCTTAGAACTGTTGCGTTTTTGCTCTATGGGTAATAGAGCTGCGCTGCATCAATAAAAGCATTTTTAGTTGGACCTGGAGTATAGTTCACTTGGATAGAATCATAGAATCTGCACTTCTCCTTGCATATGTATCAATGATTGTTATTTCCCCCCTTAAAAGATGGGTACTATTTATTATAGCACGATGCCGAATTTAATAGTTTAGCGCATGATGTATGTTAAACTATTTGTGATACTCCCATAGTAGCGTTTTGTATGTCTGACTGGCCAGGTTTCTTTCTTTTCCTTGTGTTTATGCTGATAGTGTCTATAATTATTTTGCAGCTTGCTCCTTTTGACCCAaccaagaaaaagaagaagaagaaggtggTAATACAAGAGCCATCAGATGAGGTGGATAACTTGGCAGAGAAGACAGAGAGCTTGACTGGTGTGTTTAGTATCTACAAAAAGGAGACATTAGTTCACTGAAGATATTTTTAATGATATGCATTTACTTCTGCAGTAACCGAGTCTAGTGAGCCAAGCTTTGCGGgcatgaaaaagaagaagaagaaacatGTGAGTTTATTCTTCTGTCATCATTTGGATTCAAATGGTTTGACTAGTAATTACTTTTTATTATGGTTCATTTTTTCAACTGTGTACATTTCAGGTGGAACTTGATTCTTCTCTTACCGAGACCGGAGATGTTgatgacacaggaggtaaatataCTGCTCATTCAATTATTTTTGACCGTACATTTCTTATTGTAGTATAACATCTGTGCTCCAGACGATCAAGTTAGAGAGGATGAAGAAGGAGAAGGGATTGTGCTCGCTGGTGCCGCTGCCACCAGATACCCTTGGGAAGGAACTGACAGAGATTATAAGTATGAAGAGGTACTTGATAAACCTTTTTTCTAAATTGCTCATCAACCTGTAGTTGTCAGATCATGGGTACTACATCAAAGTTAACATAAGTAAGTTTGACTTTATGTTGCTACGTTATGGTAGAGCCTTTCTCCTGTATTATAAATTCTTTGTCTGTATGATTCATTCTTCTCCTTGATAGCCCTTTGGACTTCATCATTCCACCACCAAGTATCTTTAGCTTAACCTCCACTCCCTTTAGTTACTCCACACACCTTTGAGGCCACCTTCCGAATGCAGGTTGCCATCTTCTCCCGCATGTTGTTTGCGTCATCTTCTTCCTTCCAAGTGTCCTCTTTgatggtccttttcttggagactTTTGCGTCATTTTCTTCCTTCCAAGTGCCCTCTTTGATGGTCCTTTCCTTGAAGACTTTTGCCTCACCCCCTTTCAATTTCTATCATTTTGTTCTCACAATCTTGGCCTGTTTACCCCTACGGGCACACACCTGAAAACAAAAGACCGCCACAACAAGTTTATGTTGAGAGACAACACACTCCCTAGGTATCACTTTACAATCCAAGCATGCTCGTTTATCCTCTATTCTTGTGAGGACAAAgtcagggcctgtttggttcgtggctaactgcGACACACTTTGCGcgacacactttgcctaaggttagtcattcgaattgaagaactaaccttagatagaaaagttaggcaaagtgtgacaagttagacagtgaaccaaacagaccctcaATCTTACTAGAGTGCTGGCCAGTGGCCACTACTGTAGGTCACTAAATGAGTCTCTCTTCCGAAAGGTGTTAGCTATCAGTAGGTCAAAAGCTACCGTAAAGTCTAAGATTTTCTCTCTCCTGATTCCTACTATCATACCCGAAACCTCCATGAACCGCCTCAAAATCTGCATTTGTTGTACCTACATGCCCATTGAGGTCTCCTTCTATGAACAACTCACTAATAGGCATAAGGTATACCTCTAGCCATGCCATCTAAGTCTTGCCAAAAAAGACGCTCTGCACTCTCGTTGTCTAAttactggggggggggggggcaacaAAATTACAAAAGTTTGCAAAAACTAAACACAAAACTTCTCCAACCTAAGATGCTGCCCATATGGAATCAACACGAAATTATGTTTTCTTGGTGAAATCTTATCTTTAATCTGTTTGGTCACAGCTGCTTGGCAGAGTATTCAACATTTTGCGTGAGAACAACCCGGATCTTGCTGGTGATAGAAGAAGAACTGTTATGAGGCCCCCTCAAGTCCTCAGGGAAGGAACAAAGAAGACAGTTTTTGTGAACTTCATGGACTTGTGCAAAACGTATGATCCTATTTCGTTTGATGATCACCATGTGTGTTGATTTCAAAAGAATAAACAGCCAAGCTAAAAGGATCATTCTCTTTCTAGAATGCATAGGCAACCAGAACATGTGATGATGTTCTTGCTTGCTGAGATGGGAACAAGTGGATCCCTGGATGGGCAACAAAGGTTGGt
It contains:
- the LOC100282096 gene encoding eukaryotic translation initiation factor 2 beta subunit is translated as MADDEQAEKKEEVPELAPFDPTKKKKKKKVVIQEPSDEVDNLAEKTESLTVTESSEPSFAGMKKKKKKHVELDSSLTETGDVDDTGDDQVREDEEGEGIVLAGAAATRYPWEGTDRDYKYEELLGRVFNILRENNPDLAGDRRRTVMRPPQVLREGTKKTVFVNFMDLCKTMHRQPEHVMMFLLAEMGTSGSLDGQQRLVIKGRFAPKNFEAILRRYINEYVICNGCKSPDTILSKENRLFFLRCEQCGSSRSVAPIKAGFVAQVGRRKAGS